A window from Cryobacterium sp. SO1 encodes these proteins:
- a CDS encoding DUF3117 domain-containing protein, which translates to MAAMKPRTGDGPMEAVKEGRLIIVRVPLEGGGRLVVSVNDAEAKELHDALAGVVAPAV; encoded by the coding sequence ATGGCGGCCATGAAGCCACGGACCGGAGACGGACCAATGGAGGCTGTAAAGGAGGGGCGCCTGATCATCGTGCGTGTACCGCTCGAAGGTGGGGGTCGGCTCGTCGTCTCTGTGAACGACGCTGAAGCCAAAGAGCTTCACGATGCGCTCGCCGGCGTTGTCGCCCCGGCCGTGTAG
- a CDS encoding twin-arginine translocase TatA/TatE family subunit: MFGLTFEKLLLIGIIAVFLLGPEKLPHYAAQLGRLVRQLRDMANGAKDRMKDEMGPEFDDVDWKKLDPRQYDPRRIIREALIEDEPVKGQSAVVGRTGPNPDSAYLQRKRAREGALTGPAPFDSEAT, encoded by the coding sequence ATGTTCGGTCTGACGTTCGAGAAACTCCTGCTTATCGGGATCATCGCCGTCTTCCTGCTCGGACCGGAGAAGTTGCCGCACTACGCGGCCCAACTCGGCCGGCTGGTGCGCCAGCTGCGGGACATGGCCAACGGGGCCAAGGACCGGATGAAGGACGAGATGGGTCCGGAATTCGACGACGTCGACTGGAAGAAGCTCGACCCGCGTCAGTATGACCCGCGCCGCATCATCCGGGAAGCCCTGATCGAGGACGAGCCCGTGAAGGGTCAGTCCGCCGTTGTCGGCCGCACCGGGCCGAACCCCGACAGCGCCTACCTGCAGCGGAAGCGCGCCCGCGAGGGCGCCCTGACCGGTCCGGCACCGTTCGATTCCGAGGCGACCTAG
- the dapD gene encoding 2,3,4,5-tetrahydropyridine-2,6-dicarboxylate N-succinyltransferase: MVTALPPEPLSDSARNSTTSAWGYGLATIAGDGTVLDTWFPAPTLGALPADRDRWIVPTELEEAAGPDARRNVRLEAVTVEIELQAPPASTSDAYLRLHLLSHLLVKPNTINLDGIFSHLPNVVWTNAGPVLPADFDRLRPSLQRHGIAATGLDKFPPLLNYVSPERVRIADASRVRLGAYLSPGTTVMHEGFVNFNAGTLGVSMVEGRVSQGVVVGDGADIGGGASIMGTLSGGGTQRVTIGQRALLGANSGIGISIGDDSVVEAGLYVTAGTKVVLLDEARTADGAPRTAKAKDLSGVPNLLFRRNSLTGAVEVLSRAGTGITLNEALHA; the protein is encoded by the coding sequence ATGGTCACCGCGCTTCCCCCCGAACCCCTGTCAGACTCCGCACGAAACTCCACCACGAGTGCCTGGGGGTATGGCCTGGCCACGATCGCCGGGGACGGCACCGTGCTCGACACCTGGTTCCCGGCGCCCACGCTGGGCGCGCTACCCGCCGACCGGGACCGGTGGATCGTGCCCACCGAGCTGGAGGAGGCCGCGGGGCCGGACGCCCGTCGTAACGTTCGCCTCGAGGCCGTCACCGTGGAGATCGAGCTGCAGGCGCCGCCGGCGAGCACCTCGGATGCCTACCTCCGCCTGCACCTGCTCTCGCACCTGCTGGTCAAGCCCAACACGATCAACCTCGACGGTATCTTCTCTCACCTGCCCAACGTGGTCTGGACCAACGCCGGCCCGGTGCTGCCGGCCGACTTCGACAGGCTGCGGCCGTCGCTGCAGCGCCACGGCATCGCCGCGACGGGGCTGGACAAGTTCCCGCCACTGCTGAACTACGTCTCGCCCGAGCGGGTGCGCATCGCCGACGCCTCCAGGGTGCGCCTGGGCGCCTACCTCTCCCCCGGCACCACCGTCATGCACGAGGGCTTCGTGAACTTCAACGCGGGCACCCTGGGCGTCTCGATGGTCGAGGGCCGGGTGTCTCAGGGTGTTGTGGTGGGCGACGGCGCCGACATCGGCGGCGGCGCATCCATCATGGGCACGCTCTCCGGCGGTGGCACCCAGCGGGTCACGATCGGGCAGCGCGCACTGCTGGGCGCCAACTCGGGCATCGGCATCTCGATCGGCGACGACTCCGTCGTCGAGGCGGGCCTCTACGTCACCGCAGGCACCAAGGTGGTGCTGCTGGATGAGGCACGAACGGCCGACGGCGCACCGCGCACGGCCAAGGCCAAGGACCTCTCCGGGGTGCCGAATCTGCTCTTCCGCCGCAACTCGCTCACCGGCGCCGTCGAGGTGCTCTCCCGAGCCGGCACCGGCATCACCCTGAACGAGGCCCTACACGCCTAA
- the dapE gene encoding succinyl-diaminopimelate desuccinylase, with translation MPSDLAADHSADPSVPALDLTVSSIELTRVLCDVESVSGNETPLADAIEAALAGAEHLEVIRDGDTIVARTNLGRAQRVVIAGHIDTVPLNENLPTRFETLGDVDYLWGRGTVDMKAGVAVQLKLAAELVDTSVDVTWMWYDHEEVNADLNGLGRLAANRPDLFQGDFAILGEPSNSQVEGGCNGNVRIEVRTFGKRAHSARAWVGDNAIHKAAPILDILAAYTPREVEVEGLVYREGLNAVGISGGIAGNVIPDECMVHVNYRFAPSRTAAEAVAHLEELFAGFDLTVVDLAEGARPGLDAPLALKFLEAVGAEPRPKYGWTDVARFSALGIPAVNYGPGDPLKAHADDERVALTQITDCEDALRAWLTAPIG, from the coding sequence GTGCCCTCAGACCTCGCCGCAGACCACTCTGCAGACCCGTCCGTTCCCGCCCTCGACCTAACCGTGTCGTCGATCGAGCTCACCCGTGTGCTGTGCGATGTGGAGTCGGTGTCGGGCAACGAGACCCCGCTCGCCGATGCGATCGAGGCGGCGCTGGCCGGGGCCGAGCACCTCGAGGTGATCCGGGATGGCGACACGATCGTCGCCCGCACCAACCTGGGTCGGGCCCAACGCGTCGTGATCGCCGGGCACATCGATACAGTGCCGTTGAACGAGAACCTGCCGACCAGATTCGAGACCCTGGGCGACGTGGACTACCTCTGGGGTCGCGGCACCGTGGACATGAAGGCCGGCGTCGCCGTGCAACTCAAGCTGGCCGCCGAGCTCGTGGACACCAGCGTCGACGTGACCTGGATGTGGTACGACCACGAAGAGGTCAACGCCGACCTGAACGGCCTCGGCCGCCTCGCCGCCAATCGGCCAGACCTGTTCCAGGGCGACTTCGCCATCCTGGGAGAGCCGAGCAACAGCCAGGTCGAGGGCGGCTGCAATGGTAACGTTCGCATCGAGGTACGCACCTTCGGCAAGCGGGCGCACTCCGCCCGCGCCTGGGTGGGCGACAACGCCATCCACAAGGCCGCCCCGATCCTCGACATCCTCGCCGCGTACACACCGCGCGAGGTCGAGGTTGAGGGGCTGGTCTACCGGGAGGGCCTGAACGCCGTGGGGATCAGCGGCGGCATCGCCGGCAATGTCATCCCCGACGAGTGCATGGTGCACGTGAACTACAGGTTCGCACCCAGCCGCACCGCCGCCGAAGCCGTGGCACACCTGGAGGAGCTGTTCGCCGGCTTCGACCTCACCGTGGTGGACCTCGCCGAGGGCGCCCGCCCCGGCCTGGACGCCCCGCTCGCGCTGAAGTTCCTCGAGGCCGTCGGCGCCGAACCGCGCCCGAAGTACGGCTGGACGGATGTCGCCAGGTTCTCGGCCCTGGGCATCCCCGCCGTCAACTACGGCCCTGGCGACCCGCTCAAGGCGCACGCCGACGACGAACGGGTGGCGCTGACCCAGATCACCGACTGCGAGGATGCCCTACGCGCCTGGCTGACCGCGCCCATCGGTTGA
- a CDS encoding DUF1003 domain-containing protein, whose protein sequence is MARASKSELRLDTPKGLRTTNLVGRKRGGRSNDRFGRFTEAIARGMGTPWFLLGLSALVVFWIAWNTLAPGGLRFDSIELGFIALTLVLSLQASYAAPLILLAQNRQDDRDRVQFEQDRQRAERNLADTEYLAREVVALRLGMKDLASKDFLRAELRALLDNLDQRDEQERREREAARDRDSRELESSEREASPRTAPGSPG, encoded by the coding sequence ATGGCCCGCGCTAGCAAGAGCGAGCTCCGCCTCGACACCCCCAAGGGGCTGCGCACCACCAATCTGGTCGGGCGGAAGCGCGGCGGGCGCTCCAACGACAGGTTCGGCCGGTTCACCGAGGCGATCGCCCGCGGCATGGGCACACCGTGGTTCCTGCTGGGCCTGTCCGCCCTCGTGGTCTTCTGGATCGCCTGGAACACCCTCGCCCCCGGGGGCCTGCGCTTCGACTCCATCGAGCTGGGCTTCATCGCCCTCACCCTGGTGCTGTCGTTGCAGGCGTCCTACGCCGCCCCGCTGATCCTGCTCGCGCAGAACCGGCAGGATGACCGTGACCGGGTGCAGTTCGAACAGGACCGCCAGCGCGCCGAACGTAATCTGGCCGACACCGAGTACCTCGCCCGTGAGGTCGTGGCGCTGCGCCTGGGCATGAAGGACCTCGCCTCCAAGGACTTCCTGCGCGCCGAGCTGCGCGCCCTGCTCGACAACCTCGACCAGCGTGACGAGCAGGAACGCCGGGAACGCGAAGCCGCCAGGGACCGGGACAGCCGGGAGCTGGAAAGCAGCGAACGCGAAGCCAGTCCTCGCACCGCACCAGGTTCACCCGGTTGA
- a CDS encoding O-methyltransferase encodes MSDKDLNWKFADDSVVESDALARARQQSLELGIDAIAPSVGAQSAVIAAATGARSILEVGTGAGVSGIWLLTGAPGATLTSIDIEVDHLQHAKANFHEAGIPTNRVRLITGRAAEVLPRMNENSYDVVFVDADPQSVIEYVEHGLRLARPGGTVLVAHALWRGRVADPVQRDEVATGFRTLLNEIASSKAVISALSPVGDGLLQITKLRA; translated from the coding sequence ATGTCTGACAAAGATCTGAATTGGAAATTCGCCGACGACTCGGTGGTGGAGAGCGACGCCCTGGCGCGGGCCAGGCAGCAGTCCCTCGAACTCGGCATCGACGCCATCGCGCCCTCGGTGGGCGCGCAGTCCGCCGTCATCGCCGCGGCGACCGGCGCCCGCAGCATCCTCGAGGTCGGCACCGGAGCTGGCGTGTCCGGCATCTGGCTGCTCACCGGCGCCCCGGGCGCCACCCTCACCTCGATCGACATCGAGGTCGACCACCTGCAGCACGCCAAGGCCAACTTCCACGAGGCGGGCATCCCCACCAACCGGGTGCGCCTCATCACCGGCCGCGCCGCCGAGGTGCTGCCGCGCATGAACGAGAACTCCTACGACGTCGTGTTCGTGGATGCCGACCCGCAGTCGGTCATCGAGTACGTCGAGCACGGCCTGCGCCTGGCCCGGCCGGGCGGCACCGTTTTGGTGGCGCACGCGCTCTGGCGCGGCCGGGTGGCCGACCCCGTGCAACGTGACGAGGTCGCCACCGGCTTCCGCACCCTGCTCAACGAGATCGCCTCCTCCAAGGCCGTGATCAGCGCGCTCTCCCCCGTCGGCGACGGCCTGCTGCAGATCACCAAGCTGCGCGCGTAG
- a CDS encoding magnesium transporter MgtE N-terminal domain-containing protein has product MVNTRVFVARLAGCNVFDPAGDRVGKVRDVLVVYRKDDPPRVVGLIVEIPGKRRVFVSIGRVTSIGSGQIITTGLINVRRFEQRGGEVRVIAEMLGRRVAFNDGSGEASIEDVAIEESAQGDWAISQLFVRRPKTNSSLFTKGATAFATWSEVYEKVTAGEAQSAEQLIATYSDMKPADLANTLLDLPRQRMFEVAEELPDGRLADVLEEMPESEQVGILTRLGDSRAAEVLDHMQPDDAADLIAQLPEERGEHLLDLMEPEEADDVRFLLSYAPDTAGGLMTTEPIIVSADATVAEGLALIRRHDLAPALGAAICVTLPPYEPPTGRFLGMVHFQRMLRYPPHERLGTLLDLGLEPVTADTSAAEVSRILASYDLVSVPVVDENHRLVGVVTIDDVLDYLLPDDWRSHDDGDEVRKRATARTQLMTGSIPLPGRRHGNGPR; this is encoded by the coding sequence GTGGTGAACACCAGAGTCTTCGTCGCCCGGCTGGCCGGGTGCAATGTCTTCGACCCCGCGGGCGACCGCGTGGGCAAGGTTCGCGATGTGCTCGTGGTCTACCGAAAAGACGACCCGCCCCGCGTCGTCGGCCTGATCGTCGAGATTCCCGGCAAGCGCCGGGTGTTCGTCTCGATCGGCCGAGTCACCAGCATCGGCAGCGGCCAGATCATCACGACCGGGCTGATCAACGTGCGCCGGTTCGAGCAGCGCGGCGGCGAGGTGCGCGTGATCGCGGAGATGCTCGGCCGCAGGGTCGCGTTCAACGACGGTTCAGGCGAAGCCAGCATCGAAGACGTCGCGATCGAGGAATCCGCCCAGGGCGACTGGGCGATCAGCCAACTGTTCGTGCGTCGGCCCAAGACGAACTCCTCGCTTTTCACCAAGGGCGCGACCGCATTCGCGACCTGGTCGGAGGTCTACGAGAAGGTCACCGCAGGCGAGGCCCAGTCGGCCGAGCAGCTCATCGCCACGTACTCGGACATGAAGCCGGCCGACCTCGCGAACACCCTGCTCGACCTGCCGCGCCAGCGCATGTTCGAGGTGGCGGAGGAGCTTCCAGACGGCCGCCTCGCCGACGTGCTCGAGGAGATGCCCGAAAGTGAACAGGTGGGCATCCTCACCCGGCTCGGCGACTCCCGCGCCGCCGAGGTGCTCGACCACATGCAGCCCGACGACGCGGCCGACCTCATCGCGCAGTTGCCAGAGGAACGCGGCGAGCACCTGCTCGATCTGATGGAGCCCGAAGAGGCCGACGACGTCAGGTTCCTGCTCTCCTACGCCCCCGACACCGCCGGTGGCCTGATGACCACCGAGCCGATCATCGTCTCCGCCGACGCCACCGTCGCCGAGGGCCTGGCCCTGATCCGCCGGCACGACCTCGCACCGGCCCTCGGAGCGGCGATCTGCGTCACCCTGCCGCCCTACGAACCGCCCACCGGCCGGTTCCTGGGCATGGTGCACTTCCAACGGATGCTGCGCTACCCGCCGCACGAGCGGCTGGGCACCCTGCTGGACCTCGGCCTTGAACCCGTCACCGCGGACACCTCGGCGGCCGAAGTCAGCCGCATCCTCGCCAGCTACGACCTGGTCTCTGTGCCCGTGGTCGACGAGAACCACCGACTCGTCGGGGTGGTGACGATTGATGACGTGCTCGACTACCTGCTGCCCGACGACTGGCGAAGTCACGACGACGGCGACGAGGTGCGTAAACGTGCCACGGCGAGAACCCAGCTTATGACCGGAAGTATCCCCCTGCCAGGACGGAGGCACGGCAATGGCCCGCGCTAG
- a CDS encoding general stress protein yields MTNQSPFGRRAAAALYPVLPKGEVVATYETYNEAQLAVDVLAKADFPVKQLSILGNDLKTVERVTGKLTWSRVALAGAASGAWLGVFFGLLFFIFSPDGAGLPFVFAAVLMGAGFGMLFGLVSYAVNRRRKDFTSTMQVIAGNYQVIVNVELLNKARNLLAGRAEPEPAAAAAPHPSDPPRSAPEPVAPPTDQPTAPPAYGQPAPPVSAPPAAGPSDPQPPVSGPVDSAR; encoded by the coding sequence ATGACCAATCAGAGCCCATTCGGCCGTCGTGCAGCCGCTGCACTGTATCCCGTTCTGCCCAAGGGTGAGGTCGTGGCCACGTACGAGACCTACAACGAAGCCCAGCTGGCCGTGGATGTTCTCGCCAAGGCGGATTTCCCGGTGAAGCAGCTGTCGATTCTGGGCAACGACCTCAAGACGGTCGAGCGTGTCACCGGCAAGCTCACCTGGAGCCGGGTGGCGCTGGCCGGCGCGGCATCCGGTGCCTGGCTCGGTGTGTTCTTCGGCCTGTTGTTCTTCATCTTCTCGCCCGACGGCGCCGGCTTGCCGTTCGTGTTCGCCGCCGTGCTGATGGGTGCCGGGTTCGGCATGCTGTTCGGCCTGGTCAGCTACGCCGTGAATCGTCGGCGCAAGGACTTCACCTCGACCATGCAGGTGATCGCGGGCAACTACCAGGTGATCGTGAACGTGGAGCTGCTGAACAAGGCCCGCAACCTGCTCGCCGGTCGGGCCGAGCCCGAGCCCGCGGCCGCGGCGGCCCCGCACCCGTCCGACCCGCCGCGCTCAGCGCCGGAGCCGGTTGCCCCGCCGACCGATCAGCCCACCGCGCCGCCTGCGTACGGCCAGCCGGCCCCGCCGGTTTCCGCGCCGCCCGCCGCCGGACCGTCGGACCCGCAGCCGCCGGT
- a CDS encoding succinic semialdehyde dehydrogenase, which translates to MTAPTLFALPSTRAFTTALTRDIRATTGETVSVIAPFTGQALHALPVSSPGDVADAYSRARLAQIGWARAGFAHRRAVLLRAHDLLLSRREALLDTLQTETGKTRGQAFEEIFQAAGVTRYNALAARRVLGGESRRSGLPLMVTTRVRYRPKGVAGVITPWNFPLSLAAMDVVPALAAGCGVVQKADNQGALSILLLRRAFIDAGVPADLWAVVTGTGAVIGEAVTAGADYVCFTGSTPTGLRVGAQAASTLTGASLELGGKNPMIVLDDVDPHRAAAQAAYACFSSLGQLCVSIERIYVQRGVHEQFLREFVTVTRALILGSALDYSTDVGSLTSQAQLTRVTEHVSDALAHGATVQAGGRARPELGPYFFEPTILTGVTPGMLCYAGETFGPVVAVSVVDTEQEAILAANDSDFGLNASVLSGSARRGLRVAGSLEAGSVNVNEGYRGSFSAVDAPMGGVKDSGLGRRNGPEGLKRFVNPVTISRATGVLGLPATGLEFGRLVTPMLLLARALKAARRR; encoded by the coding sequence ATGACTGCGCCGACGCTTTTCGCACTGCCCTCCACACGTGCGTTCACCACCGCCCTGACCCGCGACATCCGAGCCACGACGGGCGAAACCGTCAGCGTGATCGCCCCGTTCACCGGCCAGGCGCTGCACGCCCTGCCGGTGAGCAGCCCCGGCGACGTGGCGGATGCCTACTCCCGCGCCCGCCTCGCCCAGATCGGCTGGGCGCGGGCCGGTTTCGCGCACCGGCGGGCGGTGCTGCTGCGCGCCCACGACCTGCTGCTTTCCCGCCGCGAGGCGCTGCTGGACACCCTGCAGACCGAGACCGGCAAGACCCGGGGCCAGGCCTTCGAGGAGATCTTCCAGGCCGCCGGCGTCACCAGGTACAACGCTCTGGCGGCCCGCCGGGTGCTCGGCGGCGAATCACGCCGGTCCGGCCTGCCGCTGATGGTCACCACCCGGGTGCGCTACCGGCCCAAGGGCGTCGCCGGCGTCATCACCCCCTGGAACTTCCCGTTGAGCCTGGCCGCGATGGATGTGGTGCCCGCGCTGGCCGCCGGCTGCGGGGTTGTGCAGAAGGCCGACAACCAGGGTGCGCTGAGCATCCTGCTGCTGCGCCGCGCCTTCATCGACGCCGGCGTGCCCGCCGACCTGTGGGCCGTCGTGACCGGCACCGGTGCCGTGATCGGGGAGGCCGTGACGGCCGGGGCCGACTACGTGTGCTTCACCGGGTCAACGCCCACCGGGCTCCGCGTGGGCGCCCAGGCCGCGAGCACCCTCACCGGGGCGTCGCTCGAGCTGGGCGGCAAGAACCCGATGATCGTGCTCGACGACGTCGACCCGCACCGCGCCGCCGCCCAGGCCGCGTACGCCTGTTTCTCCTCGCTGGGCCAGCTGTGCGTGTCGATCGAGCGCATCTACGTGCAGCGCGGCGTGCACGAGCAGTTCCTGCGCGAATTCGTCACGGTCACCCGCGCGCTGATCCTCGGTTCAGCACTGGACTACAGCACGGATGTGGGCTCGCTCACGTCGCAGGCGCAGCTGACGCGGGTCACTGAGCACGTCTCCGACGCGCTCGCCCACGGTGCCACCGTGCAAGCCGGCGGCCGCGCCAGGCCGGAACTCGGCCCGTACTTCTTCGAACCGACCATCCTCACCGGGGTCACGCCCGGCATGCTCTGCTACGCGGGCGAGACCTTCGGCCCGGTGGTGGCGGTCTCGGTCGTCGACACCGAGCAGGAGGCCATCCTTGCCGCCAACGACAGCGACTTCGGGCTGAACGCGTCGGTGCTCAGCGGATCCGCCCGGCGCGGCCTGCGGGTCGCCGGCTCGCTCGAGGCCGGCAGCGTCAACGTCAACGAGGGCTACCGCGGCTCGTTTTCCGCCGTGGACGCCCCCATGGGCGGGGTGAAGGACTCCGGCCTCGGCCGGCGAAACGGTCCGGAGGGGCTCAAGCGGTTCGTGAACCCGGTCACGATCTCTCGGGCCACCGGGGTGCTCGGGCTGCCGGCCACCGGGCTGGAATTCGGGCGTTTGGTGACCCCGATGCTGCTGCTGGCCCGCGCCCTCAAGGCAGCCAGGCGGCGTTAG
- a CDS encoding P-loop NTPase, translated as MTENRVRAALARVIDPEIRKPITDLDMVSGVEMDADGGATVNIRLTIAGCPAATRIETDVREATESVVGAGLARVVVSVMTVEQRRVMTEKLRGGQGARTLQFSPESLTQIYAITSGKGGVGKSTVTANLAVALAAKGLRVGIVDADVYGFSIPGLLGLITPPATPGGQPGMVKPTQVGDMILPPIGFDVKVISIGMFVDDTSVAVAWRGPMLHRTITQFLTEVYFGDLDILLLDLPPGTGDIAISVGQLLPHAEVIVVTTPQPAASDISERSGAVARQTGQKIYGVIENMSGLMQPDGTLLEIFGAGGGAEVAARLSAGQDSPVPLLGQVPLSVALRTGGDTGLPVVLGDPADPAAAAIQAIAGTLATRGRGLAGLSLGISPR; from the coding sequence TTGACTGAGAATCGGGTGCGCGCCGCCCTCGCCCGCGTCATCGACCCGGAGATCCGCAAGCCGATCACCGACCTCGACATGGTCTCCGGCGTCGAGATGGACGCCGACGGCGGCGCCACAGTGAACATCCGCCTGACCATCGCCGGCTGCCCGGCCGCAACCCGGATCGAAACCGATGTGCGCGAAGCCACCGAGTCCGTCGTCGGGGCGGGCCTGGCCCGCGTGGTGGTGTCGGTGATGACTGTGGAGCAGCGCCGTGTCATGACCGAGAAGCTCCGCGGCGGCCAGGGCGCACGCACCCTGCAGTTCTCTCCCGAGTCGCTCACCCAGATCTACGCGATCACCAGCGGCAAGGGCGGCGTGGGCAAGTCCACCGTCACCGCCAACCTGGCCGTCGCTCTGGCCGCCAAGGGGCTGCGGGTGGGCATCGTCGACGCCGACGTATACGGCTTCTCGATCCCCGGCCTGCTCGGCCTGATCACCCCGCCGGCGACACCGGGCGGCCAGCCCGGCATGGTCAAGCCCACCCAGGTGGGCGACATGATCCTGCCGCCGATCGGCTTCGACGTGAAGGTCATCTCGATCGGCATGTTCGTCGACGACACCTCGGTGGCCGTCGCCTGGCGCGGCCCGATGCTGCACCGCACCATCACCCAGTTCCTCACCGAGGTGTACTTCGGTGACCTCGACATCCTGTTGCTCGACCTGCCGCCGGGCACCGGCGACATCGCCATCTCGGTGGGCCAGCTGTTGCCGCACGCCGAGGTGATCGTGGTGACCACCCCGCAGCCGGCCGCGTCCGACATCTCCGAGCGAAGCGGCGCCGTGGCCAGGCAGACCGGCCAGAAGATCTACGGCGTGATCGAGAACATGTCCGGGCTGATGCAGCCGGACGGCACCCTGCTGGAGATCTTCGGCGCCGGCGGCGGTGCCGAGGTTGCCGCCAGGCTCTCGGCCGGCCAGGACAGCCCCGTGCCCCTGCTCGGTCAGGTGCCGCTGTCCGTGGCGCTTCGCACCGGCGGCGACACCGGCCTGCCCGTGGTGCTCGGCGACCCGGCCGACCCCGCCGCCGCCGCCATCCAGGCCATCGCCGGCACCCTGGCCACCAGGGGCCGCGGCCTGGCCGGGCTGAGCCTCGGCATCAGCCCACGCTGA